One Brassica napus cultivar Da-Ae chromosome A1, Da-Ae, whole genome shotgun sequence genomic region harbors:
- the LOC106350238 gene encoding uncharacterized protein LOC106350238 isoform X2 — protein sequence MTFLCNFVRRRLRTLLRTFSREDPDLQVKLGFTDTLLTLRNFRFDVPQLNQLLDGSSFSFEGFTVDYLVIRFSVWSAPAIQIEIRGVHVKLTARGTEEGSSGRVQASRETVANEIKKVMSSIDPEGCFLHEILERMMDGTSQRSKLKTSFSNLALRHFRIQIHGINVQVCFPGLSDLGCVLEINELRSDSEDSGNLGLLRSSATAVLFPLSRSSLTLSGHGFKIGYKRSNDDTHELCAFDSLVVLITLHNLQFTDLIVRVPELSFSFRPTDIPVLMGLSKLSSKASNSVRSGRYLWKVAARRSGLMISPHTSSFQNLVSAVILWIRYVNAYEYLLSLAGYSRKMPEKSSLWKVSENKRQFVTARRKWDMICDIEKELPAEAIARARRVARYRTCLNSQNANDDYEETSLYGHFSFLCQITWGLAYIWRLISRAFWSIACFLSFKKLSTQELQTDGNNEDDSERVSLEFHAVVNLGRLSITFYPEKMISGSMSSKDSAEHLDSNVVILCLSVDEFLVMHTADCLNQWSSASCGKLKIESSSFIKTSRFMRSTKDPSTSTERNKKHMREDVKTILEMDPAQPILLSKTVNNHGNDRQEGILHLQNLLREMWSNWNIKCLKLDRSTFKVSDNPCVLVDTKSCMAYEDAGNQDFGIWKCGMLLGKFDIVLDYSSLFSMALLIWQTQQCQSLVVDGITGGVHSSSLVTGGVNPEMASSDEYGIYRRIIELSLHKVHPERQIQVGIIVGGPQVKLLVEKAEEVDCLTGQKDLLLFDIHDLEFVVWPTSKSDLMPLRMFQGPDSTRSDRPSLHELGLTDTMIPSSGKYVSQGRNYLSSHLGFSGFDCSFCKMAEKKWRQFFVLRPVTICFSSLREHVYSFSEAIIDFSTGLDVLVLGLTIVSKTDDLSAYFQMLLSLVSGLSRGLSGSSSAGHSLGQGVLRSDAVHVEHEIEKTFCKTLFAVKASIKVRALDVIFDVPVTEKFEKPTELADSRIWSSVQEACAELSCEEQGFLVNLDFCELQSTLFRYRDNIWKSSGNFIIESSPVRSHDILFEACLSSCILSVCMNFSSRSARGVACRMADGSPGNAPTENEPTTNRVQAQREVDQLDSASDSALSNSTRWIHIDLALTNLLVARCSTKHVLVEIRRSSNFVTSVSIGRNFELVFCRVKGGLFVLEPEALIGLIHGFSAYLHFISSKMSVIQSSALDFEEVKADTGVSEVNIPSQQANRYLVEAFSIDVIQFALGFVCVDEYGGIREIVLEITLHSSLDSAGSEQKFLCEVSRLSVLSKILESVERDINITQFSSPAFSESSFISGAPLETSFQQRDVISSGDSTSVSGDFNGLRESSMNRNLEEEFHSRYKNYILEDLRVSASVKKQEITGHQFSQAWEGGCSVLGFDITISLSELQMVLSMLSSFSALPGGENTPASLERPSFNSEPERSFESVVPDGAIVAIQDIHQHMFFTVEDRGDKCVVAGTLHYSLVGERALFRVTYHRHQGWNSSVLWFSLTSLYAKNSKGEPLRLNYHSRSDIVNVSGLYDNAPTLFQASVGESQNYKGDIDWETYRKLVKDSFYLVNKKGDSGVAFVDGVPEFVRKPGNPFKFKVFRESLATRNITSVVPPEINDSETQSVMNSSPPSITVTVDAVSLTIVHELSETRDRFPLFRGSINMSQLTLQILSCKVRIMSTSNVLVLYFDAQTNQWREFIHPVEVSAFYRSTFQTQDLENTIHKVPSHVYCRIGKLEVFVTELSLDMLLFMLGKLEVAGPFSVKTSVILSNCCKIENLSGLDLTCRFNEKQTVTVGRKQTASIFLRHSMNHQSETPPVAAVQLSSGNFVTSSINVSLLEARTLAWRTRIVSLQDSRSHPGPFIVVDVEKGFEDGLSISVSPLTRIHNETSLPMEIRFQRSKQKKDVFASVPLKPGGSIDDSVAAFNAISLSGDLKKALTSLAVGNFSLSFRPKSLEKVSESEKSLASEWSEELEGGKAVRLTGIFDKLSYGVKRALAIKSVNVSLTTTHCSVTSENQSVDKVHFLIHSIGREVSIIRPDASSDVFERRNACIALREQKEIFLLPTVQVSNFLSSEAAIFLTETDQLTSMEKHSIGKHATVQSGKTMDFYANPDMIYFRVTLTATQTSCKPVNSGQWVKKLQKQKNDAESLDVGLDFAGGKYSASLRLSLGKRGVLEAAVFTPYILKNDSDCTLFFYPPDQKPLSGEDLEKLDHIVPPEFGLYLPKKTEGSWFVRSRKLKVILADGHGATEAVLDLDALSGLTEISLGTKDDSGVRYITRFGLSVKSISSKMFVPSRIVTFVPRHLVINESEEAINIRQRYFQDSVGIITIKSKQRAALRLQEETTLRKERHLFENFIRKHGSDNANPLTFIQFRLNKANWSWSGPLCITSIGCFFLKFRRQSAETGRGAIEFATVNVTEEGSTLAVRFQKPPNTPPPYRIENFLSASLTYYQKDSSEIEVLGPGNGADYAWDDMTLPHKLVVIVDGMIPLREVSLDKVRPWKPLFKATQHRSIASHLMLEKKAKDHKTAYEQLSSMPMVKVGYEVYADGLTRVIRICEVSKSHKGDSVFRSRSKVQFRITHLGIQLLEKVKQNTEEKTVLSYSPILVARLDNFGLQSMFTDQQKFNQLCIEALNVDHKWVGAPFAAMLRQHHSDSSEGNGCLFKCVFVLASSGSSVTQVKHASIVLQPVNLNLDEETLMRVVPFWRSSLSTNTQSSQYYFDNFEIHPIKIIANFVPGSSYSSYNSAQETLRSLLHSVVKVPQIKNMVVELNGVLVTHALITVRELVLRCVKHYSWYAMRAIYIAKGSPLLPPAFASMFDDFASSSLDAFFDPSRGLVNVPGLTVGTFKLLSKFIDNKGLSGTRRYFGDLGKTLRTAGSNVVFAALTEISDSILRGAEMKGLDGLVSGFHHGVLKLAMEPSVIGTALMEGGPDRTIKLDRSPGIDELYIEGYLQAMLDTMYRQEYLRVKVIDDQVFLKNLPPSNSLIDEMIDRVKDFLESRGLLKGDPSSSRLRRRLHGDKEWKIGPTVMTLCEHIFVSFAIRILRQQATKFISGRRPKKEEEADASDTGPSTAIVPLLDDKEKKKMKFRWKAGIGQFVASGIVAYIDGRLCRQIPNPIARRIVSGFLLSFLDKSNDQ from the exons ATGACGTTCCTTTGCAATTTCGTCCGACGGAGACTCCGTACTCTGTTGCGAACTTTTTCTCGGGAAGATCCTGATCTCCAGGTCAAATTAGGGTTTACTGATACTCTTCTCACATTAAGGAACTTCCGATTCGATGTTCCTCAGCTTAATCAGCTCCTCGATGGATCTAGTTTCTCATTCGAAGGCTTTACCGTCGACTACCTGGTTATTCGCTTCTCCGTGTGGTCAGCTCCGGCAATTCAGATCGAAATTCGCGGTGTCCATGTCAAATTGACGGCTAG AGGGACGGAGGAAGGAAGCTCAGGTAGGGTGCAAGCGTCACGTGAAACTGTAGCGAATGAGATAAAGAAAGTTATGTCGTCTATTGATCCCGAG GGATGCTTCTTACACGAAATCTTGGAAAGAATGATGGACGGCACTTCTCAGAGAAGTAAGCTCAAGACTTCTTTCTCGAATCTTGCTCTCAGGCACTTCCGTATTCAGATACATGGTATTAATGTTCAAGTCTGTTTCCCGGGTTTGAGTGACTTGGGTTGCGTTCTTGAAATCAACGAGCTGAGGAGTGATTCTGAGGATTCTGGGAACCTTGGTTTATTGAGGAGTTCAGCTACTGCAGTTTTATTCCCTTTGAGCCGTAGTTCCTTGACACTGAGTGGCCATGGTTTCAAGATTGGATATAAGAGGAGTAATGATGATACCCATGAACTTTGTGCATTTGACAGTCTTGTTGTTCTGATTACGCTGCATAATCTTCAATTTACTGATCTGATCGTCCGTGTTCCAGAGTTAAGCTTCTCGTTTAGACCCACCGATATTCCGGTTTTAATGGGATTGTCGAAGTTATCATCCAAAGCTAGCAATTCTGTCAGAAGTGGGCGCTATCTTTGGAAAGTAGCTGCTCGCAGAAGTGGCTTGATGATCTCGCCTCACACTAGCTCGTTCCAGAATTTAGTTAGTGCTGTTATCCTCTGGATCCGATACGTGAATGCTTATGAGTATTTGTTATCTTTAGCTGGGTACTCTAGGAAAATGCCAGAGAAATCATCACTCTGGAAAGTTTCAGAAAACAAAAGGCAGTTTGTGACTGCAAGACGTAAATGGGATATGATATGTGATATTGAGAAAGAGCTCCCTGCTGAAGCAATCGCACGGGCGCGGAGAGTAGCCCGATACAGAACTTGCCTGAATTCTCAGAATGCTAATGATGATTATGAAGAAACTTCCTTATATGGCCACTTCAGTTTTTTGTGTCAGATCACCTGGGGTTTAGCTTATATCTGGAGACTTATTAGTAGAGCATTCTGGTCTATAGCCTGCTTTCTCTCGTTCAAGAAATTGTCGACCCAAGAACTACAAACTGATGGGAACAACGAAGATGATTCCGAGCGGGTATCTCTTGAGtttcatgcagttgtcaatctTGGGAGACTTTCTATCACATTTTATCCAGAGAAAATGATTTCAGGTTCGATGTCATCAAAAGATAGTGCTGAACACTTGGACTCAAATGTTGTCATTCTTTGCCTTTCAGTTGATGAGTTTTTGGTAATGCATACTGCTGACTGTCTTAATCAGTGGTCGTCTGCTTCCTGTGGGAAACTGAAGATTGAGTCTTCTAGTTTTATAAAAACCAGTCGTTTCATGAGATCTACAAAAGATCCCAGTACTTCTACGGAAAGAAATAAGAAGCATATGCGTGAAGATGTGAAAACTATCCTAGAGATGGACCCAGCACAGCCAATCCTACTTTCCAAAACAGTTAACAATCATGGCAATGATCGACAGGAAGGCATTCTGCATCTGCAAAATCTTCTGAGAGAAATGTGGTCGAACTGGAACATCAAATGCTTGAAGTTGGATAGAAGTACTTTCAAAGTTTCTGATAACCCTTGTGTACTCGTTGATACTAAAAGCTGCATGGCATATGAGGATGCTGGTAACCAAGATTTTGGAATCTGGAAATGCGGCATGTTGTTGGGGAAGTTCGATATTGTTTTAGATTATTCATCGTTGTTTTCAATGGCTCTGCTAATTTGGCAGACACAACAGTGTCAAAGCTTAGTTGTAGACGGAATTACTGGTGGGGTTCATTCAAGTTCTTTGGTAACAGGTGGTGTTAATCCTGAAATGGCTAGTTCTGACGAATATGGGATCTATAGAAGAATTATTGAACTGTCTTTGCATAAAGTTCATCCTGAGAGACAGATTCAGGTTGGCATAATTGTTGGTGGTCCACAGGTCAAATTGCTGGTGGAGAAGGCTGAAGAAGTGGATTGTTTAACTGGGCAGAAAGATCTTCTTTTATTTGATATCCATGATCTTGAGTTTGTGGTCTGGCCGACTTCAAAATCTGACCTGATGCCATTAAGGATGTTTCAAGGGCCTGACAGCACAAGATCAGATAGGCCTTCGCTTCATGAGCTGGGGCTAACTGATACTATGATTCCAAGTTCTGGAAAATATGTTTCTCAGGGACGGAATTATCTGTCCTCACACCTAGGGTTTTCtggttttgattgttctttctgCAAAATGgcagagaagaagtggagacaATTTTTTGTATTGAGACCCGTAACTATCTGCTTTTCATCCTTAAG AGAGCATGTTTATTCCTTTAGCGAAGCTATTATCGATTTCTCAACTGGTTTGGATGTGTTGGTGCTGGGACTGACTATTGTATCAAAAACAGATGACCTAAGTGCTTACTTTCAG ATGCTTCTGAGCTTAGTTTCTGGGCTATCCCGTGGTTTGAGCGGCTCTAGCTCTGCGGGTCATTCACTGGGACAAGGGGTTCTCAGGTCTGACGCAGTGCATGTGGAACATGAGATCGAGAAGACTTTTTGCAAAACTCTTTTTGCAGTGAAAGCGAGCATTAAGGTGAGGGCTCTAGATGTGATATTTGATGTTCCTGTAACAGAAAAATTTGAGAAGCCAACGGAGCTAGCAGATTCGAGAATCTGGTCTTCTGTCCAGGAAGCATGCGCTGAACTATCTTGTGAAGAACAGGGGTTTTTGGTCAATCTTGATTTTTGTGAGCTCCAATCTACACTCTTCAGATATAGGGATAATATATGGAAGAGTTCTGGCAACTTTATCATAGAATCTTCACCGGTCAGGTCACATGATATCTTGTTTGAAGCATGTCTTTCTAGCTGCATATTGAGTGTGTGTATGAATTTCTCAAGCCGATCAGCTCGAGGAGTCGCCTGTCGTATGGCTGATGGTTCTCCAGGAAACGCACCAACAGAAAATGAACCTACTACAAATAGAGTTCAGGCTCAAAGAGAAGTAGACCAGTTGGATTCTGCTTCAGACTCTGCACTGTCCAATTCAACCCGTTGGATACACATCGATTTAGCATTGACTAACTTACTTGTAGCGAGGTGCTCAACAAAACATGTCTTGGTTGAAATTCGTCGGTCAAGTAACTTCGTAACATCGGTCTCTATTGGGAGAAATTTTGAGTTAGTTTTCTGTAGAGTCAAG GGTGGTCTTTTTGTCCTTGAACCAGAGGCCTTGATAGGGTTAATTCATGGTTTTTCCGCGTACCTTCATTTCATTTCAAGTAAGATGTCAGTGATTCAATCTTCTGCGCTAGATTTTGAGGAAGTAAAAGCTGATACAGGTGTCAGTGAAGTTAATATTCCTTCTCAACAAGCAAATCGGTACCTCGTGGAGGCGTTTTCTATAGATGTCATCCAGTTTGCACTGGGTTTTGTCTGTGTTGATGAATATG GAGGTATAAGGGAAATTGTTCTGGAGATCACTCTGCACAGTTCCCTTGATTCAGCAGGCAGCGAACAAAAGTTTCTTTGTGAAGTTTCTCGCCTGTCAGTTCTTTCTAAGATTCTTGAGAGCGTGGAAAGGGACATAAATATTACACAATTTTCTTCTCCAGCATTTAGTGAATCTTCTTTTATATCTGGTGCTCCTCTTGAAACATCATTTCAGCAAAGGGATGTAATCAGTTCAGGTGATAGCACAAGTGTTTCAGGAGATTTTAATGGTCTAAGAGAATCTTCTATGAACAGGAATTTAGAGGAAGAGTTTCACTCTCGgtataaaaactatattttggaAGACCTACGTGTCTCTGCATCTGTTAAGAAGCAAGAAATTACCGGTCACCAGTTTAGCCAGGCCTGGGAAGGCGGTTGTTCTGTTCTAGGATTTGATATAACCATTTCTCTGTCAGAATTGCAG ATGGTCCTTTCAATGCTTTCATCCTTTTCTGCGTTACCTGGAGGAGAAAATACTCCAGCTTCTTTAGAAAGGCCTTCATTCAATAGTGAACCTGAAAGAAGTTTTGAGTCTGTAGTTCCTGATG GAGCGATTGTTGCTATTCAAGATATACACCAACATATGTTCTTCACAGTGGAAGATAGGGGGGACAAGTGTGTTGTGGCTGGTACCCTTCATTATTCTCTAGTCGGAGAAAGAGCTCTTTTCAGG GTCACCTACCACCGCCATCAAGGATGGAATTCATCCGTCTTATGGTTCTCCTTGACATCTTTGTATGCCAAAAACAGTAAAGGAGAGCCATTACGGTTAAACTATCATTCAAGGTCAGATATTGTTAACGTCTCCGGACTTTATGACAATGCACCAACACTCTTTCAGGCTTCTGTTGGTGAATCCCAAAATTATAAGGGTGACATCGACTGGGAGACATACCGTAAATTGGTGAAAGATTCATTTTACCTCGTCAACAAGAAGGGTGATTCAGGTGTTGCATTTGTCGATGGTGTTCCAGAATTTGTCCGGAAGCCAGGAAATCCATTCAAGTTTAAAGTGTTTCGTGAAAGTTTGGCGACTCGTAATATTACATCAGTGGTACCTCCTGAGATCAATGATTCTGAAACGCAATCTGTGATGAACTCTTCTCCCCCTTCTATTACCGTTACAGTTGACGCCGTATCTCTGACCATTGTTCATGAACTTTCAGAAACAAGGGACAGATTTCCCCTGTTTCGTGGTTCAATCAATATGTCTCAGCTAACTTTACAAATCCTATCTTGTAAAGTCAGGATTATGAGCACATCAAACGTTTTAGTGCTGTACTTTGATGCTCAGACAAACCAATG GCGGGAATTTATACATCCAGTTGAAGTTAGTGCTTTCTACCGTTCAACTTTTCAGACCCAGGATCTTGAAAATACTATTCACAAAGTACCTAGCCATGTTTACTGCCGAATTGGAAAG TTGGAAGTCTTTGTAACCGAGCTGTCATTGGATATGCTCCTTTTTATGCTTGGGAAACTGGAGGTTGCTGGACCATTTTCTGTGAAAACCTCCGTTATTCTTTCCAATTGTTGCAAG ATAGAAAACCTTTCTggccttgacctcacatgccgTTTCAATGAGAAACAGACTGTCACAGTTGGTAGAAAGCAAACTGCTTCGATTTTTCTGCG GCATTCAATGAACCATCAATCAGAAACTCCTCCAGTGGCTGCGGTCCAGCTATCTTCTGGAAATTTCGTAACTTCTTCTATCAACGTTTCGTTGTTAGAAGCCAGAACACTAGCTTGGAGAACTAGGATAGTATCACTCCAAG ATTCAAGGAGTCATCCTGGACCGTTTATTGTTGTTGATGTTGAGAAGGGATTTGAG GATGGTTTATCGATCTCAGTTTCTCCTTTGACAAGGATTCATAATGAAACTAGTCTTCCGATGGAGATACGTTTCCAACGATCTAAGCAGAAGAAAGATGTTTTTGCTTCTGTACCTCTAAAGCCTGGTGGTTCAATTGATGATTCAGTGGCAGCATTTAACGCCATAAGCTTATCGGGAGATCTGAAGAAGGCATTGACATCTTTAGCTGTTG GTAATTTTTCACTCTCGTTCAGACCTAAATCTCTGGAAAAAGTTTCTGAGAGTGAGAAGTCACTGGCAAGTGAATGGTCTGAAGAGCTAGAAGGAGGGAAGGCGGTACGCCTAACAGgaatttttgataaattaagTTATGGAGTTAAAAGGGCTTTAGCTATCAAATCAGTGAACGTCTCCTTGACTACTACACATTGCTCTGTCACATCTGAAAATCAGTCTGTCGACAAGGTGCATTTTCTGATCCACAGCATTGGGAGGGAAGTCTCTATTATACGGCCTGATGCATCCTCTGATGTGTTTGAGAGACGGAATGCATGTATTGCATTGCGAGAGCAGAAGGAAATTTTTCTTTTGCCCACCGTGCAGGTGTCCAACTTCCTGTCCTCCGAAGCAGCCATTTTTTTGACAGAGACTG ATCAGTTAACGTCGATGGAGAAGCACAGCATTGGCAAGCATGCGACAGTACAGAGCGGAAAAACAATGGATTTCTATGCTAATCCTGACATGATATACTTTAGAGTTACTCTCACTGCTACCCAAACGAGCTGCAAACCAGTCAACAGTGGTCAGTGGGTTAAGAAGTTACAGAAACAGAAAAATGATGCAGAATCTTTGGATGTTGGTCTTGATTTTGCTGGTGGGAAATACTCTGCTTCCTTGAGATTGTCGTTAGGAAAAAGAGGCGTACTGGAG GCAGCCGTTTTCACGCCGTACATTCTTAAAAACGACTCAGATTGCACCTTGTTTTTCTACCCCCCTGATCAAAAGCCTCTATCCGG GGAAGATTTGGAGAAACTTGATCACATTGTACCCCCTGAGTTTGGATTGTATTTGCCCAAAAAGACAGAGGGGTCGTGGTTTGTAAG ATCTCGCAAGCTTAAGGTTATATTGGCTGATGGTCATGGGGCAACTGAAGCAGTGTTGGATTTGGATGCTTTATCAGGACTTACAGAAattagtttgggaacaaaagaTGACTCTGGAGTTCGATATATAACAAGGTTTGGGTTGTCAGTTAAATCAATCTCAAGTAAGATGTTTGTTCCATCGCGGATTGTGACTTTTGTTCCGAGACATCTTGTAATCAATGAATCGGAGGAGGCCATCAACATCCGCCAACGCTATTTTCAG GACTCTGTAGGCATAATCACCATCAAAAGTAAGCAGAGAGCAGCCTTACGATTGCAGGAGGAAACTACACTGAGAAAAGAACGTCATCTGTTCGAAAATTTTATCAGAAAGCACGGAAGTGACAATGCTAATCCTTTGACATTCATTCAGTTCCGGTTGAACAAGGCAAATTGGAGTTGGTCAGGCCCACTATGCATCACATCAATTGGATGTTTTTTCCTCAAGTTCAGAAGGCAGTCAGCTGAAACAGGCAGAGGCGCAATTGAATTCGCAACTGTAAATGTTACTGAAGAAGGATCAACTCTTGCTGTGCGCTTCCAAAAACCACCAAATACCCCACCACCATATCGAATTGAGAATTTCTTGTCTGCATCTCTCACTTACTACCAAAAG GATTCATCAGAGATTGAAGTACTTGGACCCGGAAATGGTGCTGATTATGCATGGGATGATATGACCCTTCCTCACAAGCTTGTAGTTATAGTAGATG ggaTGATACCTCTGCGTGAAGTCAGCTTAGATAAGGTTCGTCCATGGAAACCCCTTTTCAAGGCAACTCAACACCGAAGCATAGCCTCCCACTTAATGTTGGAAAAGAAAGCCAAAGATCATAAAACGGCCTACGAGCAATTGAGTAGCATGCCGATGGTAAAGGTCGGATATGAAGTATATGCAGATGGTCTGACTCGAGTCATTCGCATCTGTGAAGTTTCAAAAAGCCATAAGGGAGACTCAGTATTCCGTTCACGTTCAAAAGTTCAATTCCGGATAACCCATTTAGGAATTCAGTTACTTGAAAAAGTGAAGCAA AATACGGAGGAGAAAACTGTCCTGTCATATTCTCCGATCCTAGTGGCAAGGCTAGATAATTTTGGTCTACAATCCATGTTTACTGACCAACAGAAATTTAACCAACTATGTATAGAG GCTCTGAATGTTGATCACAAATGGGTAGGGGCACCCTTTGCAGCCATGCTTCGTCAGCATCATTCAGATTCCAGTGAGGGAAATGGTTGTCTATTCAAATGTGTATTTGTTCTAGCATCGAGCGGATCCAGCGTCACACAAGTCAAGCACGCCTCAATAGTTTTGCAG CCAGTCAATTTGAACCTAGACGAAGAGACTTTGATGAGAGTTGTGCCATTTTGGAGATCGTCTCTCAGTACAAATACGCAAAGTAGTCAATATTATTTTGACAATTTTGAAATTCACCCAATAAAG ATAATTGCTAATTTTGTTCCTGGGAGTTCATACTCGAGCTATAATTCCGCTCAAGAAACTCTGAGGTCATTGCTGCATAGTGTTGTTAAG GTTCCACAGATAAAAAACATGGTTGTCGAGCTAAATGGTGTACTGGTCACTCATGCATTGATAACGGTTCGCGAGCTAGTTCTCCGATGTGTAAAACATTACTCATG GTATGCAATGAGAGCAATCTACATTGCAAAAGGCAGTCCATTACTTCCGCCAGCTTTCGCATCCATGTTTGATGATTTTGCATCTTCCTCTCTTGATGCCTTTTTTGATCCTTCTCGAGGCTTGGTGAACGTCCCTGGTTTGACAGTGG GCACCTTCAAACTCCTCAGCAAATTTATTGATAACAAAGGATTGTCAGGGACAAGACGTTACTTTGGTGATCTTGGGAAAACT CTAAGAACAGCAGGATCGAATGTCGTCTTCGCTGCTCTTACGGAAATCTCAGACTCTATTCTGAGGGGTGCAGAAATGAAAGGGCTTGATGGACTG GTTAGCGGTTTCCACCATGGAGTCCTAAAATTAGCGATGGAACCTTCGGTGATAGGAACAGCTTTGATGGAAGGTGGACCTGATAGAACAATCAAGCTTGATCGTAGTCCCGGTATTGATGAG TTATACATCGAAGGATACCTTCAAGCTATGCTGGATACAATGTATAGACAGGAGTATCTCAGAGTCAAAGTCATTGATGATCAG GTTTTCCTGAAAAACCTGCCACCGAGCAACTCTCTGATAGATGAGATGATAGACCGAGTCAAAGATTTTCTGGAAAGCAGGGGTTTGCTCAAAGGAGATCCTTCAAGCTCTCGTCTTCGTCGCCGTCTCCATGGAGATAAG GAATGGAAGATAGGGCCAACAGTGATGACATTATGTGAACATATCTTCGTAAGCTTTGCGATTCGCATACTTAGACAGCAAGCCACTAAGTTCATATCCGGTCGTAGgccaaagaaagaagaagaagcagatgcTAGTGACACTGGTCCCAGTACTGCAATAGTACCGCTACTTGATgacaaagagaaaaagaagatgaagtttAGGTGGAAAGCTGGTATTGGTCAGTTCGTAGCTTCAGGCATCGTAGCTTACATCGACGGACGTCTGTGTAGACAGATTCCTAATCCAATAGCTCGTCGGATTGTAAGTGGGTTTCTGCTAAGTTTTCTTGACAAAAGCAATGACCAATAA